One Caldalkalibacillus thermarum DNA segment encodes these proteins:
- the aroE gene encoding shikimate dehydrogenase, with translation MGVSASQKQLFGLFAHPVGHSLSPVMHNRAFQALGLPFYYHPFDIPPERLPEAVAGLKALGIRGINVTIPHKENIVPLLDELDPEAEAIGAVNTVVLSETGRLTGYNTDGAGYVQSLLSETGINLKETNVLLLGAGGAAKAIAVYLIKHGCASLTIANRTEHKAETLAHHVQRYAAQSHAGKRSSSPVRINVHSWSQLDRDGVKAYQLIINTTPVGMWPNVGQVPLELKELSPGTIVSDIVYNPLQTAFLKAAEQLGAQVHHGLGMFIYQGALAFKLFTGYEAPLEVMRKVVKDQLNLSSSQGK, from the coding sequence ATGGGGGTGTCCGCATCACAAAAACAGTTATTCGGGTTGTTTGCCCACCCGGTTGGCCACAGCTTGTCTCCCGTCATGCACAACAGGGCTTTTCAAGCATTGGGGTTACCGTTTTATTATCATCCTTTTGATATTCCTCCTGAGCGCTTGCCGGAGGCGGTTGCCGGATTAAAAGCGCTGGGCATCAGGGGAATTAATGTGACCATTCCCCATAAGGAAAACATTGTTCCCCTGCTGGATGAGCTGGATCCCGAAGCGGAAGCGATTGGGGCAGTCAATACGGTTGTTTTGTCTGAAACAGGCCGGTTGACCGGGTATAATACAGATGGAGCCGGTTATGTGCAGTCGTTGCTTTCGGAGACAGGGATCAACTTGAAAGAGACAAACGTCCTGCTGTTGGGAGCCGGTGGCGCAGCAAAAGCGATTGCGGTCTATCTGATTAAACACGGCTGTGCCAGTTTGACCATTGCCAACCGGACGGAACACAAAGCCGAAACATTGGCGCACCATGTTCAGCGTTACGCCGCTCAGAGCCATGCTGGGAAAAGGAGTTCCTCACCCGTGCGGATTAATGTCCACAGCTGGTCCCAGCTGGACCGAGACGGGGTGAAGGCATACCAGCTGATCATCAATACCACGCCTGTCGGGATGTGGCCTAATGTGGGGCAGGTCCCTCTCGAACTGAAAGAACTTTCTCCGGGAACCATTGTCAGCGACATTGTTTACAATCCTCTGCAGACTGCGTTTTTAAAGGCGGCTGAACAACTTGGCGCACAGGTTCACCACGGGTTGGGCATGTTCATCTATCAGGGGGCGTTGGCCTTCAAACTGTTTACCGGGTATGAAGCCCCCCTTGAGGTCATGCGCAAGGTTGTGAAGGATCAGCTCAACTTATCGTCATCGCAAGGGAAATGA
- the yhbY gene encoding ribosome assembly RNA-binding protein YhbY, translated as MLTGKQKRYLRSLAHHLNPIFQVGKGGVNDNMLQQIKDALKARELIKVSVLQNCEQDKHEVAEELAQGTGAELVQVIGKQIVLYKESEENKQIELP; from the coding sequence ATGCTAACCGGAAAACAAAAGCGTTATTTGCGTTCACTGGCCCACCATCTGAATCCTATTTTCCAGGTGGGCAAAGGGGGCGTCAACGACAATATGCTGCAGCAAATCAAGGATGCGCTTAAAGCCCGGGAACTGATTAAGGTATCCGTTTTACAAAACTGTGAGCAGGACAAACATGAGGTGGCTGAAGAGTTGGCCCAGGGCACCGGGGCTGAACTGGTTCAGGTTATCGGCAAACAGATTGTGCTGTACAAAGAGTCGGAGGAAAACAAGCAGATTGAGTTGCCGTAA